The Pyrus communis chromosome 9, drPyrComm1.1, whole genome shotgun sequence genome has a segment encoding these proteins:
- the LOC137745653 gene encoding serine/threonine-protein phosphatase PP1 isoform X1 → MMMMTMEGMMDKGVLDDIIRRLLEGKGGKQVQLSEAEIRQLCVNARQIFLAQPNLLEVRAPVRICGDIHGQYQDLLRLFEYGGYPPSANYLFLGDYVDRGKQSLETICLLLAYKIKYPDKVFLLRGNHEDAKINRIYGFYDECKRRFNVRLWKIFTECFNCLPVAALIDGKILCMHGGLSPELENLDQIKEISRPTDIPDNGLLCDLLWSDPDARVEGWAESDRGVSCTFGADRVTDFLDKNELDLICRGHQVVEDGYEFFAKRRLVTIFSAPNYGGEFDNAGALLSVDEALVCSFEILKPVDHKASPSGSKPNLKKTPKTRKN, encoded by the exons atgatgatgatgacaatGGAGGGGATGATGGATAAGGGTGTGTTGGATGATATAATCAGGAGGTTGTTGGAAGGTAAAGGAGGGAAGCAAGTGCAGCTATCGGAGGCGGAGATCCGGCAGCTCTGCGTTAACGCCCGCCAAATCTTCCTCGCTCAGCCTAATCTTCTCGAGGTCCGAGCTCCGGTTCGCATATGCG GTGATATACATGGACAATACCAAGACTTACTAAGGCTGTTCGAATACGGTGGTTACCCTCCTTCTGCAAACTACCTGTTTCTAGGAGATTATGTAGATCGAGGAAAGCAAAGTTTGGAGACAATCTGTTTGCTTCTggcctacaaaataaaatatcctGACAAAGTTTTCCTTTTGAGGGGAAACCATGAAGATGCAAAGATTAATCGAATATATGGGTTCTATGACGAGTGCAAAAGGAGGTTTAATGTTAGGCTTTGGAAAATATTTACTGAGTGCTTCAACTGTTTGCCTGTGGCTGCACTGATTGATGGGAAGATACTTTGTATGCATGGCGGGCTCTCACCAGAGTTGGAAAACTTGGACCAAATAAAGGAAATTTCAAGGCCAACTGACATTCCAGATAATGGTCTTTTGTGCGATCTGCTTTGGTCGGATCCTGATGCTAGGGTTGAGGGCTGGGCAGAGAGTGATCGAGGTGTTTCCTGTACTTTTGGAGCCGATAGAGTTACTGACTTTTTAGATAAGAATGAACTTGATCTCATTTGCCGGGGTCATCAG GTGGTGGAGGATGGCTATGAGTTTTTTGCAAAACGAAGATTAGTCACAATATTTTCAGCTCCAAATTATGGCGGGGAGTTTGATAATGCCGGTGCTTTGTTGAGCGTTGATGAAGCTCTAGTGTGTTCCTTTGAGATATTGAAACCAGTTGATCATAAAGCATCCCCGAGTGGTTCAAAGCCAAATCTTAAAAAG ACTCCTAAAACCAGAAAGAACTGA
- the LOC137745653 gene encoding serine/threonine-protein phosphatase PP1 isoform X2: MMMMTMEGMMDKGVLDDIIRRLLEGKGGKQVQLSEAEIRQLCVNARQIFLAQPNLLEVRAPVRICGDIHGQYQDLLRLFEYGGYPPSANYLFLGDYVDRGKQSLETICLLLAYKIKYPDKVFLLRGNHEDAKINRIYGFYDECKRRFNVRLWKIFTECFNCLPVAALIDGKILCMHGGLSPELENLDQIKEISRPTDIPDNGLLCDLLWSDPDARVEGWAESDRGVSCTFGADRVTDFLDKNELDLICRGHQVVEDGYEFFAKRRLVTIFSAPNYGGEFDNAGALLSVDEALVCSFEILKPVDHKASPSGSKPNLKKLN, from the exons atgatgatgatgacaatGGAGGGGATGATGGATAAGGGTGTGTTGGATGATATAATCAGGAGGTTGTTGGAAGGTAAAGGAGGGAAGCAAGTGCAGCTATCGGAGGCGGAGATCCGGCAGCTCTGCGTTAACGCCCGCCAAATCTTCCTCGCTCAGCCTAATCTTCTCGAGGTCCGAGCTCCGGTTCGCATATGCG GTGATATACATGGACAATACCAAGACTTACTAAGGCTGTTCGAATACGGTGGTTACCCTCCTTCTGCAAACTACCTGTTTCTAGGAGATTATGTAGATCGAGGAAAGCAAAGTTTGGAGACAATCTGTTTGCTTCTggcctacaaaataaaatatcctGACAAAGTTTTCCTTTTGAGGGGAAACCATGAAGATGCAAAGATTAATCGAATATATGGGTTCTATGACGAGTGCAAAAGGAGGTTTAATGTTAGGCTTTGGAAAATATTTACTGAGTGCTTCAACTGTTTGCCTGTGGCTGCACTGATTGATGGGAAGATACTTTGTATGCATGGCGGGCTCTCACCAGAGTTGGAAAACTTGGACCAAATAAAGGAAATTTCAAGGCCAACTGACATTCCAGATAATGGTCTTTTGTGCGATCTGCTTTGGTCGGATCCTGATGCTAGGGTTGAGGGCTGGGCAGAGAGTGATCGAGGTGTTTCCTGTACTTTTGGAGCCGATAGAGTTACTGACTTTTTAGATAAGAATGAACTTGATCTCATTTGCCGGGGTCATCAG GTGGTGGAGGATGGCTATGAGTTTTTTGCAAAACGAAGATTAGTCACAATATTTTCAGCTCCAAATTATGGCGGGGAGTTTGATAATGCCGGTGCTTTGTTGAGCGTTGATGAAGCTCTAGTGTGTTCCTTTGAGATATTGAAACCAGTTGATCATAAAGCATCCCCGAGTGGTTCAAAGCCAAATCTTAAAAAG CTCAATTAG
- the LOC137745657 gene encoding large ribosomal subunit protein eL18y-like: protein MGIDLVAGGKSKKTKRTAPKSDDIYLKLLVKLYRFLVRRTGSKFNAVILKRLFMSKVNKAPLSLSRLIEYMQGKDNKIAVVVGTVTDDIRVYEVPQLKVTALRFTETARARIEKAGGECLTFDQLALRAPLGQNVVLLRGPKNSREAVKHFGPAPGVPHSHTKPYVRSKGRKFEKARGKRNSKGFRV, encoded by the exons atg GGGATCGATCTCGTCGCAGGAGGTAAGAGCAAGAAGACGAAGCGCACTGCGCCCAAGTCCGATGATATCTATCTCAAGCTTCTCGTCAAG CTATACCGTTTTCTTGTCAGGAGAACTGGAAGCAAGTTCAATGCAGTCATTCTCAAACGTTTGTTCATGAGCAAAGTCAACAAGGcaccactttctctctcaaggTTGATCGAGTATATGCAAGGAAAG GACAACAAGATTGCTGTGGTTGTGGGGACCGTGACCGATGATATTAGGGTCTATGAGGTTCCTCAATTGAAGGTTACAGCACTGAGGTTCACTGAGACTGCAAGGGCCAGGATTGAGAAGGCAGGAGGAGAGTGCTTGACATTCGATCAGCTTGCTTTGAGAGCACCATTGGGTCAGAACGTG GTTCTCCTCAGAGGTCCAAAGAATTCCCGTGAAGCAGTGAAGCACTTCGGTCCAGCTCCTGGTGTACCACACAGCCACACTAAACCTTATGTGCGGTCCAAGGGAAGGAAGTTTGAGAAGGCTAGAGGAAAGAGGAACAGCAAGGGCTTTAGAGTTTAA
- the LOC137745653 gene encoding serine/threonine-protein phosphatase PP1 isoform X3: MRRLTGDIHGQYQDLLRLFEYGGYPPSANYLFLGDYVDRGKQSLETICLLLAYKIKYPDKVFLLRGNHEDAKINRIYGFYDECKRRFNVRLWKIFTECFNCLPVAALIDGKILCMHGGLSPELENLDQIKEISRPTDIPDNGLLCDLLWSDPDARVEGWAESDRGVSCTFGADRVTDFLDKNELDLICRGHQVVEDGYEFFAKRRLVTIFSAPNYGGEFDNAGALLSVDEALVCSFEILKPVDHKASPSGSKPNLKKTPKTRKN, from the exons ATGCG GCGTCTTACAGGTGATATACATGGACAATACCAAGACTTACTAAGGCTGTTCGAATACGGTGGTTACCCTCCTTCTGCAAACTACCTGTTTCTAGGAGATTATGTAGATCGAGGAAAGCAAAGTTTGGAGACAATCTGTTTGCTTCTggcctacaaaataaaatatcctGACAAAGTTTTCCTTTTGAGGGGAAACCATGAAGATGCAAAGATTAATCGAATATATGGGTTCTATGACGAGTGCAAAAGGAGGTTTAATGTTAGGCTTTGGAAAATATTTACTGAGTGCTTCAACTGTTTGCCTGTGGCTGCACTGATTGATGGGAAGATACTTTGTATGCATGGCGGGCTCTCACCAGAGTTGGAAAACTTGGACCAAATAAAGGAAATTTCAAGGCCAACTGACATTCCAGATAATGGTCTTTTGTGCGATCTGCTTTGGTCGGATCCTGATGCTAGGGTTGAGGGCTGGGCAGAGAGTGATCGAGGTGTTTCCTGTACTTTTGGAGCCGATAGAGTTACTGACTTTTTAGATAAGAATGAACTTGATCTCATTTGCCGGGGTCATCAG GTGGTGGAGGATGGCTATGAGTTTTTTGCAAAACGAAGATTAGTCACAATATTTTCAGCTCCAAATTATGGCGGGGAGTTTGATAATGCCGGTGCTTTGTTGAGCGTTGATGAAGCTCTAGTGTGTTCCTTTGAGATATTGAAACCAGTTGATCATAAAGCATCCCCGAGTGGTTCAAAGCCAAATCTTAAAAAG ACTCCTAAAACCAGAAAGAACTGA